In the genome of Cercospora beticola chromosome 2, complete sequence, one region contains:
- a CDS encoding uncharacterized protein (BUSCO:EOG09262P1W), producing the protein MSDGSILKADKDYTKEVDALLPEAEKIAKDGQTQQAIDKLLSLEKQTRQSSDLPSTSRLIVAIVTISKESGDWSLLNEQVQLLSKKHGQLKQAISKMVQVVMGFLDDTPNLEVKLSVIETLRAVTEGKIFVEVERARVTRILSNIQHTQGKVTAAKDTLCELQVETFGSMTRREKNEFILDQVSLCIEDGDWTQAGILSRKISTRYFARKPKKTEEQIEKEKKEREEKKRLAAEVSAGEVEEPIDDDVTDLKLRFYEQQITLTKHDDKYLEACKHYRSVLDTEAVEDDPDRLRAALQRVVYFILLAPYDNEQSDLLHRIAQDSRIATSCPQEAELLKLFTTHELMRWPAIETNFGKQLTSTDIFSAAKSDPKKDPKANQRWLDFRKRVIEHNVRVIAKYYTRVHFSRLTELLDLPAEETEKYISDLVTSKTIYARIDRPAQIVSFEKKRDADEVLNEWSGNMKSLLGLLERIDHLITKEEMMARIQPKSVKAS; encoded by the exons ATGTCTGACGGCAGCATCTTGAAGGCCGACAAGGACTATACGAAAGAAGTCGATGCTCTTCTTCCCGAGGCTGAAAAGATCGCCAAG GATGGCCAAACACAGCAAGCCATCGACAAGTTGCTCAGCTTGGAGAAGCAGACGCGGCAATCTTCCGATCTTCCCTCCACATCGCGCCTgatcgtcgccatcgtcacAATATCAAAGGAGTCTGGCGATTGGAGTCTGCTGAATGAGCAAGTGCAGTTGCTGAGTAAGAAGCATGGACAACTCAAGCAAGCCATCTCAAAGATGGTCCAAGTGGTCATGGGCTTTCTGGATGACACACCGAACTTGGAAGTGAAGCTGAGCGTGATTGAGACGCTCCGCGCCGTCACAGAGGGCAAG ATCTTCGTCGAGGTTGAGCGAGCTCGTGTGACACGCATCCTGTCGAACATCCAACACACACAGGGCAAGGTCACTGCCGCCAAGGACACATTATGCGAGTTGCAGGTCGAGACTTTTGGATCGATGACGAGGCGAGAGAAGAATGAGTTCATCCTCGATCAGGTGTCACTCTGCATTGAAGATGGAGATTGGACACAGGCGGGCATCCTGTCGCGCAAGATTAGCACACGCTACTTTGCACgaaagccaaagaagacAGAAGAGCAgattgagaaggagaagaaggagagagaggagaagaagcgcctCGCTGCGGAGGTCAGCGCgggagaagtggaagagcCTATTGACGACGATGTCACAGACCTGAAGTTGCGCTTCTACGAACAACAGATCACACTCACCAAGCACGACGACAAGTACCTGGAGGCTTGCAAGCACTATCGGTCAGTGTTGGACACTGAGGCTGTGGAGGACGACCCAGACAGACTTCGCGCAGCTCTGCAGCGCGTGGTCTACTTCATCCTTCTGGCACCATACGACAACGAACAGTCTGATCTACTACATCGCATCGCGCAAGACTCACGAATTGCAACATCTTGTCCACAAGAAGCGGAACTTCTCAAGCTCTTTACAACTCACGAACTCATGCGCTGGCCGGCGATCGAGACCAACTTTGGCAAGCAGCTCACAAGCACCGACATCTTCTCAGCGGCCAAATCGGATCCGAAGAAGGATCCCAAGGCAAATCAGCGCTGGCTTGACTTCCGCAAGCGTGTCATTGAGCACAACGTTCGTGTCATCGCGAAGTACTACACTCGCGTGCACTTCTCACGGCTCACAGAGCTACTCGATCTGCCAGCGGAGGAGACTGAGAAATACATCTCAGATCTTGTCACCAGCAAGACGATCTATGCACGAATCGATCGACCAGCACAGATTGTTagcttcgagaagaagcgggaCGCAGACGAGGTGCTGAACGAATGGAGCGGCAACATGAAGAGTTTGCTAGGTCTCTTGGAGAGAATCGATCATCTCATCACGAAGGAAgagatgatggcgaggattCAGCCGAAGAGCGTGAAGGCCTCGTGA